In Chryseobacterium oranimense, a single window of DNA contains:
- a CDS encoding transposase: MNFKSIHIGQMIEQKIIESEIDSQRVCNFLKCTEEEIKQMYRQKVLDTETLLKWSKLLEYDFFRLYSQHLILYAPPAAQHKAGKTNLPMFRKNIYTKEIIHFILEQINTGEMTKIDVVRKYGIPKTTLYRWLIKHREQTE, translated from the coding sequence ATGAATTTCAAAAGCATTCATATCGGACAAATGATTGAACAAAAAATTATAGAAAGCGAAATAGATTCACAACGCGTATGTAATTTTTTGAAATGTACCGAAGAAGAAATTAAACAAATGTACCGGCAAAAGGTTCTTGATACGGAAACCTTGTTGAAATGGAGCAAATTGCTGGAATATGATTTCTTTCGACTTTATTCGCAGCATCTTATTCTGTATGCGCCTCCGGCAGCTCAACACAAGGCAGGAAAGACAAATCTTCCCATGTTCCGGAAAAACATCTACACCAAAGAAATCATTCATTTTATACTGGAACAGATCAACACAGGAGAAATGACCAAGATTGATGTAGTAAGAAAATACGGAATTCCAAAAACAACTCTTTACAGATGGCTCATAAAGCACAGAGAACAGACAGAATAG